The following proteins are co-located in the Hydrogenophaga sp. RAC07 genome:
- a CDS encoding high-potential iron-sulfur protein, protein MTTRRRFLMMVPASGAVLAAACSKQEEPAAAAPAPAPAPAEPPAAAAPSPAAPPTAPMAAGPMVEATDPTAVALGYVAVAANADKAKYPNFVDGSNCANCALYQGAAGSEAGPCPLFAGKQVAAAGWCSSWVKKTT, encoded by the coding sequence ATGACCACACGCCGACGCTTTTTGATGATGGTGCCCGCGAGCGGCGCCGTGCTCGCCGCCGCCTGCTCCAAGCAGGAAGAACCCGCTGCGGCGGCCCCCGCACCCGCGCCCGCCCCGGCCGAACCACCGGCCGCCGCTGCACCGTCCCCGGCAGCTCCGCCCACAGCCCCCATGGCAGCCGGCCCCATGGTCGAAGCCACCGACCCGACCGCTGTGGCGCTGGGTTATGTGGCCGTTGCGGCCAACGCCGACAAGGCCAAGTACCCCAATTTCGTGGACGGCAGCAACTGCGCCAACTGCGCGCTGTACCAAGGCGCCGCAGGCTCTGAAGCCGGCCCGTGTCCGCTGTTCGCGGGCAAGCAGGTGGCGGCCGCCGGCTGGTGCTCGTCCTGGGTCAAAAAGACGACCTGA
- the miaB gene encoding tRNA (N6-isopentenyl adenosine(37)-C2)-methylthiotransferase MiaB: protein MSKKVFIKTFGCQMNEYDSDKMADVMHAAQGYEPTQDVEEADLILFNTCSVREKAQEKVFSDLGRVKHLKDKGVLIGVGGCVASQEGADIIKRAPYVDVVFGPQTLHRLPELLNQRARLAVPQVDISFPEIEKFDHLPPAKVDGGAAYVSIMEGCSKYCSYCVVPYTRGEEVSRPFDDVLVEVAGLADQGVKEVTLLGQNVNAYRGAMGDSGEIADFALLLEYVADIPGIERLRFTTSHPNEFTPRLIEAYAKIPKLVNHLHLPVQHGSDRILMAMKRGYTAMEFKSTVRKLRAIRPELVMSSDFIVGFPGETDDDFDKMMKLITDVGFDTSFSFIFSPRPGTPAANLVDDTPYAVKLKRLQHLQATIEENVRRISASREGTVQRILVEGASRRSSAEVPELTGRTECNRIVNFPGGPLAERLVGQMVDVRITEARPHSLRAEVLTHETALDA from the coding sequence ATGAGCAAAAAAGTTTTCATCAAGACCTTCGGCTGCCAGATGAACGAGTACGACTCGGACAAGATGGCCGACGTCATGCACGCCGCGCAAGGCTACGAGCCCACGCAGGACGTGGAAGAAGCCGACCTGATCCTCTTCAACACCTGCTCGGTGCGCGAGAAGGCTCAAGAGAAGGTGTTCAGCGACCTCGGTCGCGTGAAGCACCTGAAAGACAAGGGCGTTCTGATCGGTGTGGGCGGTTGTGTGGCCAGCCAGGAAGGCGCGGACATCATCAAACGCGCGCCGTATGTGGACGTGGTGTTCGGCCCGCAGACCCTGCACCGCCTGCCCGAGCTGCTGAACCAGCGCGCAAGACTCGCGGTGCCGCAGGTCGACATCAGCTTTCCCGAGATCGAGAAGTTCGACCACCTGCCACCGGCCAAGGTCGACGGTGGTGCGGCTTACGTGAGCATCATGGAAGGCTGCTCCAAATATTGCAGCTACTGCGTGGTGCCGTACACGCGCGGCGAAGAGGTGAGCCGCCCGTTTGACGACGTGCTGGTGGAGGTGGCGGGCCTGGCCGACCAGGGCGTGAAAGAGGTGACGCTGCTGGGCCAGAACGTGAACGCCTACCGGGGCGCGATGGGTGACAGCGGCGAGATCGCCGACTTCGCGCTGTTGCTCGAATACGTGGCCGACATCCCCGGCATCGAGCGCCTGCGCTTCACCACCAGCCACCCCAACGAGTTCACGCCGCGCCTGATCGAGGCCTACGCCAAGATCCCCAAACTCGTGAACCACCTGCACCTGCCTGTGCAGCACGGCAGCGACCGCATCCTCATGGCCATGAAGCGCGGCTACACCGCCATGGAGTTCAAGAGCACGGTGCGCAAGCTGCGCGCGATCCGTCCCGAGCTCGTGATGAGCAGCGACTTCATCGTCGGTTTCCCCGGCGAAACCGACGATGACTTCGACAAGATGATGAAGCTCATCACCGACGTGGGTTTCGACACCAGCTTCAGCTTCATCTTCAGCCCGCGCCCGGGCACCCCCGCGGCCAACCTGGTGGACGACACGCCGTATGCGGTGAAGCTCAAGCGCCTGCAGCACCTGCAGGCCACGATCGAGGAGAACGTGCGCCGCATCAGCGCCAGCCGCGAAGGCACGGTGCAGCGCATCCTGGTCGAGGGTGCGTCGCGCCGCTCCAGCGCCGAGGTGCCCGAACTCACCGGCCGCACCGAGTGCAACCGCATCGTCAACTTTCCCGGTGGCCCGCTGGCCGAGCGCCTGGTGGGCCAGATGGTCGACGTGCGCATCACCGAAGCCCGGCCACATTCGCTGCGGGCCGAGGTGTTGACGCACGAAACCGCCCTGGACGCCTGA
- a CDS encoding sigma 54-interacting transcriptional regulator, whose product MNTTSPRARLLVVDDDADMLRLLAMRLGSAGYQITSVGSAEAALSQLDIERPQMVLSDVRLPGKDGLALFDEIRKRHPSLPVILLTAHGTIPDAVEATARGVFTYLTKPYDAKELLEKIAQALALGAPASDNARVDEAWRSEIVSRSNRMADLLAEARMVAQSDASVLLRGDSGTGKEMLARAIHKASSRASKPFIAVNCGAIPEALLESELFGHMKGAFTDAVANHKGLFQAADGGTLLLDEIGDMPPALQVKLLRVLQERAVRPLGSSQSLPVDVRIISATHRDLEEAMATAQFREDLYYRLNVVTLTLPTLAERREDIPLLANHFLAKLAAKYGKRSSGFAPEALKALTMSAWPGNVRQLYNVVEQVCALSTTPLVSLALVQRALRTPSVEVLSFADAKQRFEREYLVGLLKMTDGNVADAARLAQRNRTEFYRLLQKHALTPGLFKSDATPGSSGIPGDAVADE is encoded by the coding sequence ATGAACACCACTTCGCCACGCGCACGCCTGCTGGTCGTCGACGACGACGCCGACATGCTGCGCCTGCTGGCGATGCGCCTGGGCTCGGCGGGTTACCAGATCACCTCGGTCGGCTCGGCCGAAGCGGCGCTCAGCCAGCTCGACATCGAACGTCCGCAGATGGTGCTTTCCGACGTGCGCCTGCCGGGCAAGGACGGACTCGCCCTGTTCGACGAGATCCGCAAACGCCACCCTTCGCTCCCCGTGATCCTGCTCACCGCGCACGGCACCATTCCCGACGCGGTCGAAGCCACGGCGCGCGGCGTCTTCACCTACCTCACCAAACCCTACGACGCCAAGGAGCTGCTGGAGAAGATCGCCCAGGCCCTGGCCCTGGGTGCGCCGGCCAGCGACAACGCACGGGTGGACGAAGCCTGGCGCAGCGAGATCGTGAGCCGCTCCAACCGCATGGCCGACCTGCTGGCCGAGGCGCGCATGGTGGCGCAGAGTGATGCCAGCGTGCTGCTGCGCGGCGACTCGGGCACGGGCAAGGAAATGCTGGCACGCGCCATCCACAAAGCCAGTTCGCGCGCGAGCAAACCCTTCATTGCGGTGAACTGCGGCGCCATCCCCGAGGCACTGCTCGAATCCGAACTCTTCGGCCACATGAAGGGTGCGTTCACCGACGCGGTGGCCAACCACAAGGGCCTGTTCCAGGCGGCCGACGGCGGCACGCTGCTGCTCGACGAGATCGGTGACATGCCACCCGCCCTGCAGGTCAAGCTGCTGCGCGTGCTGCAGGAACGCGCGGTGCGCCCGCTGGGTTCGAGCCAGTCGCTTCCGGTGGATGTACGCATCATCTCGGCCACCCACCGCGACCTGGAAGAAGCCATGGCCACGGCGCAGTTCCGCGAAGACCTGTACTACCGGCTCAACGTGGTGACGCTCACCTTGCCCACGCTGGCCGAGCGCCGCGAAGACATCCCGCTGCTGGCCAACCATTTCCTGGCCAAGCTGGCGGCCAAGTACGGCAAGCGCAGCTCGGGCTTTGCGCCAGAGGCGCTCAAGGCGCTGACCATGTCCGCCTGGCCGGGCAATGTGCGCCAGCTCTACAACGTGGTCGAGCAGGTCTGCGCCCTGTCCACCACACCGCTGGTCTCGCTGGCGCTGGTGCAGCGCGCGTTGCGCACGCCCTCGGTGGAGGTGCTGAGCTTTGCCGACGCCAAGCAGCGTTTCGAGCGGGAGTACCTGGTGGGCCTGCTCAAGATGACCGACGGCAACGTGGCCGACGCGGCCCGACTGGCGCAGCGCAACCGCACCGAGTTCTACCGGCTGCTGCAGAAACACGCGCTCACCCCCGGCCTGTTCAAAAGCGACGCCACGCCGGGTTCTTCGGGTATTCCCGGAGACGCTGTCGCCGATGAGTGA
- a CDS encoding sensor histidine kinase: MKSPRFSFPQLLLVAFLLIGLLLGAAALRALFSLEALMAQSRDSAAQAIALSTAAQSLSERSLTMERAARQSLVLRDNQLRQRFTEAAGNARDILKRLEDNELPPEFSFNWLQQLTVITELLEGPPETALDREREVARAFREIDGHSASIAQKVQSIIGTRNEALQARFETSRQELTQQVLGSIFVAAVMALGFGVWLARPFQRIEKAIQGLGENRLDVPIDIAGPADVRRVSQQLDWLRLRLTELDADKARFLRHISHELKTPLASLHEGVAVLGDGVAGALNPSQAEVVNILQHNTLMLQHQIEALLRFNAAAFEARQLKREKTDLMALLEDQIDAQRLQWQAQGLTVRAEGAPVVLPIDREKIASAVGNLLSNAIRFSPHGGVIRLVLLNLPGRASLDIIDQGPGVAEADRDRIFEPFYRGERQPQGAVRGTGIGLSIVHEYIVAHGGRIELLPQRQGAHFRIELPHAN, from the coding sequence GTGAAGTCCCCCCGCTTCTCGTTCCCGCAACTGCTGCTGGTCGCGTTCCTGCTGATCGGCTTGCTGCTGGGCGCGGCCGCCTTGCGCGCGCTGTTTTCGCTGGAAGCCTTGATGGCCCAGAGCCGCGACAGCGCGGCACAAGCCATTGCGCTGTCGACCGCGGCGCAGTCCCTGTCCGAGCGCAGCCTGACGATGGAGCGCGCCGCGCGCCAGTCGCTGGTGCTGCGCGACAACCAGCTGCGCCAGCGCTTCACCGAAGCCGCCGGCAACGCACGCGACATTCTCAAACGGCTGGAAGACAACGAACTCCCGCCCGAGTTCTCCTTCAACTGGCTGCAGCAGCTGACCGTCATCACCGAGTTGCTGGAAGGCCCCCCCGAAACGGCGCTGGACCGCGAACGCGAAGTGGCGCGGGCCTTTCGTGAGATCGACGGCCACAGCGCCTCGATCGCGCAGAAGGTGCAGTCCATCATCGGCACGCGCAACGAGGCGCTGCAGGCGCGTTTCGAGACCAGCCGCCAGGAGCTCACGCAGCAGGTGCTGGGTTCGATCTTTGTGGCCGCGGTGATGGCGCTGGGTTTTGGGGTGTGGCTGGCGCGCCCGTTCCAGCGCATCGAAAAAGCCATCCAGGGCCTGGGCGAGAACCGGCTCGACGTGCCCATCGACATCGCTGGCCCGGCCGACGTGCGCCGTGTGAGCCAGCAGCTGGACTGGCTGCGCCTGCGCCTGACCGAACTCGACGCCGACAAGGCGCGCTTCCTGCGGCACATCTCGCACGAACTCAAGACGCCGCTGGCCTCGCTGCACGAAGGCGTGGCGGTGCTGGGCGACGGTGTGGCCGGCGCGCTCAACCCCAGCCAGGCCGAGGTGGTCAACATCCTGCAGCACAACACCCTGATGCTGCAGCACCAGATCGAGGCCTTGCTGCGCTTCAACGCCGCCGCCTTCGAGGCGCGTCAGCTCAAGCGCGAGAAGACCGACCTGATGGCCCTGCTGGAAGACCAGATCGATGCGCAGCGCCTGCAATGGCAGGCCCAGGGCCTCACCGTGCGGGCCGAAGGCGCGCCGGTGGTCCTGCCGATCGACCGCGAGAAGATTGCGTCCGCCGTGGGCAACCTGCTGTCCAACGCGATCCGTTTTTCGCCGCACGGCGGCGTGATCCGCCTGGTGCTGCTGAACCTGCCGGGACGCGCCAGCCTGGACATCATCGACCAGGGGCCCGGTGTGGCCGAGGCCGACCGCGACCGCATCTTCGAGCCCTTCTACCGCGGTGAACGCCAGCCCCAGGGCGCGGTGCGCGGCACCGGCATCGGCCTGTCCATCGTGCACGAGTACATTGTTGCCCACGGTGGCCGCATCGAGCTGCTGCCCCAGCGCCAGGGCGCCCATTTCCGTATCGAACTTCCCCATGCGAATTAG
- a CDS encoding DASH family cryptochrome translates to MTADRPAPRAGARTLYWFRNDLRLGDNPALAEACAASSALLPVFCHDPAQDAGTPWGFVRRGPHRQRFVHDSLSDLSNQLQARGSRLLQLSGRALDVLPALVRELQMDAVVTEDIAAPEERDEVQALRAAGLTVHTRDQSGLFEQADLPFAPTKVPDVFTAFRQAVEHAMVRVPDVLPVPERLPPVPAAPDDPARALPPASEDVRSSFPYATPGFAGGETAGLAHLQRYFQGPLARHYKATRNQLSGTNCSTKFSPWLACGALSARQIHAALQVHEAWAGASDGSRWIVFELLWREHFRLLHRRHGRALYRARGLSNLPAPPHHAAAFARWRQGNTGEPLVDAGMRELAATGYLSNRLRQVVASFLIHDLACDWRAGAAWFESTLVDFDVHSNQGNWLYIAGRGTDPRGGRRFNVEKQTRDHDADGAYRALWLT, encoded by the coding sequence GTGACAGCTGATCGGCCCGCCCCCCGAGCGGGTGCACGCACCCTCTACTGGTTTCGCAACGACTTGCGGCTCGGCGACAACCCGGCGCTGGCCGAGGCCTGTGCCGCCTCCAGCGCCTTGTTGCCGGTGTTTTGCCACGACCCGGCGCAAGACGCGGGCACCCCATGGGGTTTTGTGCGCCGGGGCCCGCACCGCCAGCGCTTCGTGCACGACAGCCTGAGCGACCTCTCCAACCAGCTCCAGGCCCGCGGCAGCCGCCTGCTGCAGTTGTCCGGCCGCGCGCTCGATGTGTTGCCGGCGCTGGTCCGCGAGTTGCAAATGGATGCCGTGGTGACCGAGGACATCGCCGCGCCCGAAGAGCGGGACGAGGTGCAGGCGCTGCGCGCCGCGGGTTTGACCGTGCACACGCGCGACCAGTCGGGTTTGTTCGAGCAGGCCGACCTGCCGTTTGCACCGACAAAGGTGCCCGATGTGTTCACCGCGTTTCGCCAGGCGGTGGAACACGCCATGGTGCGGGTGCCTGACGTGTTGCCCGTGCCTGAACGCTTGCCGCCCGTGCCCGCCGCTCCAGACGATCCCGCGAGGGCGCTGCCGCCAGCGAGCGAGGATGTGCGTTCGTCCTTCCCCTACGCAACACCCGGATTCGCCGGCGGCGAAACGGCCGGGCTGGCCCACCTCCAACGCTACTTTCAGGGCCCGCTCGCGCGCCACTACAAAGCCACGCGCAACCAGCTCAGCGGCACCAACTGTTCGACCAAGTTCTCTCCCTGGCTGGCCTGCGGCGCGCTGTCGGCCCGCCAGATCCACGCTGCGCTGCAGGTGCACGAGGCCTGGGCCGGTGCGAGCGATGGCAGCCGCTGGATCGTGTTCGAGTTGCTCTGGCGCGAACACTTCCGCCTGCTGCACCGGCGCCACGGCCGCGCGCTCTACCGCGCACGCGGGCTGAGCAATCTGCCCGCGCCACCGCACCACGCAGCTGCGTTTGCGCGTTGGCGCCAAGGGAACACCGGCGAGCCGCTGGTGGACGCCGGCATGCGGGAACTCGCCGCCACGGGCTACCTGTCGAACCGGTTGCGGCAGGTGGTGGCCAGCTTCCTGATCCACGATCTGGCCTGCGACTGGCGCGCGGGTGCGGCCTGGTTTGAATCCACGCTGGTGGACTTCGACGTGCACAGCAACCAGGGCAACTGGCTCTACATCGCCGGGCGCGGCACCGACCCGCGCGGCGGGCGGCGTTTCAACGTCGAGAAACAGACGCGGGACCACGACGCCGATGGCGCCTACCGCGCGCTGTGGCTGACCTAG
- a CDS encoding YaeQ family protein produces MAIKSTIFKANLQIADIDHSYYVDHALTLARHPSETDERMMVRLVALAIHAHELQDTCRGDGTLAFGTGLSDPDDPDVSLTDFTGRKRLWIEVGQPEDKPLAKACSKADAVVLYAFGSAADVWWRGISTKLTRLDRLQVWRLPTEVAPALAQMAERSMQLQATVQEGVLTLSSDRGSVAVEPIRWK; encoded by the coding sequence ATGGCCATCAAGTCCACCATCTTCAAGGCAAACCTGCAGATCGCCGACATCGATCACAGCTACTACGTCGACCACGCGCTCACCCTGGCCCGCCATCCCAGCGAGACCGACGAACGCATGATGGTGCGCCTCGTGGCCCTGGCCATCCACGCCCACGAGCTGCAGGACACCTGCCGGGGCGACGGCACGCTGGCCTTCGGCACCGGCCTGTCCGACCCGGACGACCCGGACGTCTCGCTCACCGACTTCACCGGCCGCAAACGCCTGTGGATCGAGGTCGGCCAGCCCGAAGACAAACCCCTGGCCAAGGCCTGCAGCAAGGCCGACGCGGTGGTGCTCTACGCGTTCGGCAGCGCGGCCGATGTCTGGTGGCGTGGCATCAGCACCAAGCTCACGCGGTTGGACCGCTTGCAGGTCTGGCGCCTGCCCACCGAGGTGGCGCCCGCCCTGGCGCAAATGGCCGAGCGCAGCATGCAGCTGCAGGCCACGGTGCAGGAGGGTGTGCTGACACTTTCCAGCGACCGCGGCAGCGTGGCGGTGGAGCCCATCCGCTGGAAGTGA
- a CDS encoding lipocalin family protein: protein MSSLSCRPARRWLQRAFLLLCLAGLPLLNACTSPPDGVSVVSPFDVKRYAGQWFEIARLDHRFERGLSDVNATYRLEADGSVAVVNRGFNTAKGEWKEAVGKALFTGDTNTASLKVSFFGPFYGGYHVIALDPGYRWAMVIGPNTDYLWILARDKQLPPGVREQLVAQAARLGVRTNELIWVEHSRSDS, encoded by the coding sequence ATGTCATCACTCTCTTGCCGACCTGCGCGCCGCTGGTTGCAGCGCGCGTTTTTGCTGCTGTGTCTGGCGGGCCTGCCGCTGCTCAATGCCTGCACATCGCCACCCGATGGCGTGAGCGTGGTGAGCCCGTTCGATGTGAAACGTTATGCCGGTCAGTGGTTCGAGATCGCTCGCCTGGACCACCGCTTCGAGCGCGGCCTGAGCGACGTGAACGCCACCTACCGGCTGGAGGCCGACGGCAGCGTGGCCGTGGTCAACCGCGGCTTCAACACCGCGAAGGGTGAATGGAAGGAAGCGGTGGGCAAGGCGCTGTTCACCGGCGACACCAACACCGCCTCGCTCAAGGTCTCGTTCTTCGGGCCGTTCTACGGTGGGTACCACGTGATCGCGCTCGACCCGGGCTACCGCTGGGCCATGGTGATCGGGCCCAACACGGACTACCTGTGGATCCTGGCGCGCGACAAACAGCTGCCCCCGGGTGTGCGCGAACAGCTCGTGGCCCAGGCCGCGCGCCTGGGTGTGAGGACGAACGAACTCATCTGGGTCGAGCACAGCCGCAGTGACAGCTGA